A genomic segment from Deltaproteobacteria bacterium encodes:
- a CDS encoding HAD-IIB family hydrolase, producing the protein MRPLPEMPRQALRGVTHVLTDIDDTLTDHGRLGAGAYTALERLTEAGVTVVPVTGRPAGWCDHIARMWPVGAVVGENGALYFRYDAGSRRMIRHFSRTEAQRREDRVRLQTLAREIPVRVPGSAVSADQAYRDTDLAIDFCEDVPPLPMAEAERIRALFEAAGARAKISSIHVNGWFGDFDKLSMTRTLFAREYGLDLDLVRDRVVFAGDSPNDSPMFAFFPLAVGVANVLDMRDRLEAEPAFVTPSRGGAGFSELAEALLTVR; encoded by the coding sequence ATGCGTCCCCTGCCGGAGATGCCCCGACAGGCCCTCCGGGGAGTGACCCATGTCCTGACGGACATCGACGACACCCTGACGGACCACGGGCGGCTGGGGGCCGGGGCCTATACGGCCCTTGAACGTTTGACCGAGGCGGGAGTCACCGTCGTACCCGTGACCGGAAGGCCGGCCGGGTGGTGCGACCATATCGCCCGGATGTGGCCGGTGGGCGCGGTGGTCGGCGAGAACGGGGCCCTGTATTTCCGCTACGATGCCGGGTCCAGACGAATGATCCGTCATTTCAGCCGGACCGAGGCCCAGAGGAGAGAGGACAGGGTCAGGCTGCAGACGCTGGCCCGGGAGATTCCGGTCCGGGTGCCGGGTTCGGCCGTTTCCGCGGATCAAGCCTACCGGGACACGGACCTGGCCATCGATTTCTGCGAAGATGTCCCTCCCCTGCCCATGGCCGAGGCCGAGCGCATTCGTGCCCTGTTCGAGGCGGCCGGGGCCAGGGCCAAGATCAGTTCCATTCACGTCAACGGCTGGTTCGGGGACTTTGACAAGCTGTCCATGACTCGGACCTTGTTTGCCCGGGAATACGGCCTCGACCTGGACCTTGTCCGCGACCGGGTGGTCTTTGCCGGAGACTCGCCCAACGACTCGCCCATGTTCGCCTTTTTTCCTCTGGCCGTGGGCGTAGCCAACGTCCTGGACATGCGAGATCGCCTGGAGGCCGAACCGGCCTTTGTCACCCCGTCCCGGGGCGGGGCCGGGTTCTCAGAGCTGGCCGAGGCTCTTCTGACCGTCCGCTGA